From one Triticum aestivum cultivar Chinese Spring chromosome 4B, IWGSC CS RefSeq v2.1, whole genome shotgun sequence genomic stretch:
- the LOC123094009 gene encoding 7-deoxyloganetin glucosyltransferase-like, with translation MASVQAARSAEKEKAHAVCLPAPAQGHINPILDVAKLLHGRGFHVTFINTEYNHARLLRSRGASAVAGVPGFRFATIPDGLPPSEDMDVTQDGDSVCRSIEETCLGPFRRVLAELNDPASGVPPVTCIISDSVMSFSIEAARELGVPYVHFWEASAASYLGLRHYRLLVDRGLVPPPKGALTTEYLDTPVEDVPGLRNMRFRDFPTLVRATDPDGDFMLQLALRQMEHATCASAVILNSFDDLEGEEAAAMEALGIAKVYTIGPLPLLLASSAPCLSSALSLSLWMEDHGCLPWLDAKEPGSVVYVNFGSITVMTNEEFLELAWGLAHSRRHFLWIIRPDLVNGQTQAAALLPPEFSATTADRGLVASWCPQKEVLAHPAVGAFITHSGWNSTLESICAGVPVISWPSCGDQQTNCRYQCNEWGVGLEMECHVRRDSVRGLVTELMEGDRGREMRKKAQEWKEKAAKATTKHSGSSHRNFDNLLRDVLLPRP, from the coding sequence ATGGCTTCTGTACAGGCGGCGAGGAGCGCCGAGAAGGAGAAGGCACACGCCGTGTGCCTGCCTGCGCCGGCGCAGGGGCACATCAACCCAATCCTGGACGTGGCCAAGCTGCTGCACGGCCGCGGCTTCCATGTCACCTTCATTAACACGGAGTACAACCACGCGCGCCTCCTCCGGTCACGGGGCGCGTCGGCGGTGGCTGGCGTCCCGGGCTTCCGGTTCGCCACCATCCCGGACGGCCTGCCACCGTCGGAGGACATGGACGTCACGCAGGACGGCGATTCTGTGTGCAGATCCATCGAGGAGACTTGCCTGGGGCCCTTCCGGCGAGTTCTCGCCGAGCTCAACGATCCGGCTAGTGGCGTCCCACCGGTGACCTGCATCATCTCCGACTCGGTCATGAGTTTCTCCATCGAAGCGGCCAGGGAGCTTGGCGTCCCCTACGTCCATTTCTGGGAAGCCAGTGCCGCGAGCTACCTCGGCTTGCGCCACTACCGCCTCCTCGTCGACCGTGGTCTCGTCCCACCGCCAAAAGGTGCCTTGACGACTGAGTATCTTGACACGCCGGTGGAAGATGTGCCCGGGCTGAGAAATATGAGGTTCAGGGACTTCCCCACCTTGGTACGCGCCACAGATCCGGATGGCGACTTCATGCTGCAGTTGGCCCTCAGGCAAATGGAGCACGCAACCTGCGCATCCGCCGTGATCCTAAACAGTTTCGACGACCTcgagggcgaggaggcggcggccatggaggcccTCGGCATTGCCAAGGTCTACACGATCGGCCCGCTCCCGCTGCTCCTGGCCTCTTCAGCCCCATGTCTCAGCAGCGCCCTCAGCCTCAGCCTATGGATGGAAGACCACGGGTGCCTGCCTTGGCTCGACGCCAAGGAGCCGGGCTCTGTGGTGTACGTCAACTTCGGCAGCATCACCGTCATGACCAACGAGGAGTTTCTCGAGTTGGCGTGGGGGCTAGCCCACAGCCGCAGGCACTTCCTGTGGATCATCCGCCCCGATCTCGTCAACGGCCAAACCCAAGCGGCGGCTCTGCTGCCCCCGGAGTTctccgccaccaccgccgaccGCGGCCTGGTGGCCTCCTGGTGCCCGCAGAAGGAGGTGCTGGCCCACCCGGCCGTGGGCGCCTTCATCACGCACAGCGGCTGGAACTCCACATTGGAGAGCATCTGCGCCGGTGTGCCGGTCATCAGCTGGCCCTCCTGTGGGGACCAGCAGACCAACTGTCGATACCAGTGCAACGAGTGGGGCGTCGGCCTGGAGATGGAGTGCCACGTCCGGCGAGACAGCGTCAGGGGCCTTGTCACGGAGCTCATGGAGGGGGACAGGGGAAGGGAGATGAGGAAGAAGGCACAGGAGTGGAAGGAGAAGGCAGCCAAGGCCACCACCAAGCACTCCGGCTCCTCTCACCGCAACTTCGACAACCTGCTTCGCGACGTGCTCCTGCCCCGGCCATGA